A single window of Ovis canadensis isolate MfBH-ARS-UI-01 breed Bighorn chromosome 15, ARS-UI_OviCan_v2, whole genome shotgun sequence DNA harbors:
- the LOC138420482 gene encoding olfactory receptor 5P6, whose product MTGFILLGLTNDPVLQIILFTIILCIYLVTICGNLSTIILIRISSQLHHPMYFFLSHLALADVGYSSSVTPNMLVNFLVETNTISYPGCAIQLGSAVFFGSTECILLAAMAYDRFTAICSPLLYSTKMSTQVCVQLLTVAYIGGFFDASSFTISFYFLLFCGPNQVNHFFCDFAPLVELSCSDVSIPAVVPSFTAGSIIVVTAVVIAVSYVYILITILRMHSTEGRHKAFSTCTSHLTAVTLFYGTITFIYVMPKSSYSTDQNKVVSVFYMVVIPMLNPLIYSLRNNEIKGALKRKLARKIFS is encoded by the coding sequence ATGACAGGGTTCATTTTACTGGGCTTAACAAACGACCCAGTCCTTCAAATCATCCTCTTCACGATCATCCTCTGTATCTACCTGGTGACCATATGTGGGAATCTCAGCACAATCATTCTTATCAGAATCTCATCTCAGCTCCATCATCCTATGTATTTTTTCTTGAGCCACTTGGCCCTTGCTGATGTGGGCTATTCATCTTCTGTTACACCCAATATGCTTGTAAACTTCCTGGTGGAGACAAATACCATCTCCTACCCTGGCTGTGCCATCCAGCTTGGTTCCGCTGTTTTCTTCGGGTCAACTGAGTGCATCCTTCTGGCTGCCATGGCATATGATCGCTTCACAGCAATCTGCAGCCCACTGCTTTATTCCACCAAAATGTCCACACAAGTCTGTGTCCAGTTACTCACAGTGGCTTACATAGGTGGTTTTTTCGATGCTTCCtcctttactatttccttctattttttacttttctgtggACCAAATCAAGTCAATCATTTTTTCTGCGATTTTGCTCCTTTGGTTGAGCTCTCCTGTTCTGACGTCAGTATCCCTGCAGTTGTCCCCTCATTTACGGCTGGCTCCATCATTGTGGTCACAGCAGTTGTCATAGCTGTATCCTACGTCTACATCCTCATCACCATCCTGAGGATGCACTCCACCGAGGGGCGCCAcaaggccttctccacctgcacGTCCCACCTCACAGCAGTCACTCTGTTCTATGGGACCATCACGTTCATTTACGTGATGCCCAAGTCCAGCTACTCAACTGACCAGAACAAGGTGGTGTCTGTGTTCTACATGGTGGTGATCCCCATGTTGAACCCCCTCATCTACAGCCTCAGGAACAATGAGATTAAGGGGGCTCTGAAGAGAAAGCTtgctagaaaaatattttcttag